The following coding sequences lie in one Benincasa hispida cultivar B227 chromosome 6, ASM972705v1, whole genome shotgun sequence genomic window:
- the LOC120079692 gene encoding mitochondrial proton/calcium exchanger protein, with protein MALRAILVKKRHLLSCENLSTSLYLRFSRFEHGQASQADDLQRLGYISDPPPAVIDGGCDGGLSSVCRKDILSFPAAEYIRSNLIKPQIFGHGIGRGTSASCMGFRHVLQLSHYSTTATAGQPEFGGDNDRNEKQAANRIKEPSPEDCDQAVEGLSTVKAKAKQMQDSQKSAESLLKSIWAKILGIGPALRVLASMSREDWAKKLRHWKDEFKSTMQHYWLGTKLLWADVRISSRLLVKLASGKGLSRRERQQLTRTTADIFRLVPFAVFIIVPFMEFLLPVFLKLFPNMLPSTFQDKMKEQEALKRRLNARIEYAKFLQDTVKEMAKEVQNSRSGEIKKTAADLDEFMTKVRKGARVTNEEILGFAKLFNDELTLDNISRPRLVNMCKYMGISPYGTDAYLRFMLRKRLQEIKNDDRMIQLEGLESLSEAELRQACRERGLLGLLSVEEMRQQLRDWLDLSLNYSVPSSLLILSRAFSVSGKVRPEEVVQATLSSLPDEVVDTVGVTALPSEDTVSERRRKLEFLAMQEEMIKEEEEEEEELAKMQETAGSQKDVALEEMTSPTTGEPKEKTKTMEKQEQLCELSRALAVLASASSVSREREEFLQLVKKEIDLYNSMVKKEGKDGEEEARRAYRAAREDTDQAAELTLGRKVSSALIHRIDTMLHKLEKEIDDVDAKIGDRWRLLDRDYDGKVTAEEVASAAMYLKDTLGKEGIQEIISNLSKDREGKILVEDLVKLGSEIEDADASEAGKS; from the exons ATGGCTTTAAGAGCGATCTTGGTAAAGAAAAGGCACCTTCTCAGTTGTGAGAATCTGTCTACCAGCTTATATCTAAGGTTCTCCAGATTTGAACATGGGCAAGCATCTCAAGCTGATGATTTACAGAGATTGGGCTACATTTCCGATCCTCCACCTGCAGTTATTGATGGAGGATGTGACGGTGGCTTATCTTCAGTTTGTCGGAAGGATATTTTATCCTTTCCAGCTGCAGAATATATTCGAAGTAATCTTATAAAACCTCAAATTTTTGGTCATGGAATTGGAAGAGGAACATCAGCTTCCTGTATGGGTTTTAGACATGTCTTACAACTTTCACATTATTCTACAACAGCCACAGCTGGTCAACCTGAATTTGGTGGTGATAATGATAGGAATGAAAAACAGGCTGCGAATAGGATTAAAGAGCCATCACCAGAAGATTGTGATCAAGCAGTTGAAGGTTTAAGTACAGTTAAAGCAAAAGCTAAGCAGATGCAAGACTCCCAGAAGAGTGCtgaatctttattgaaaagcATATGGGCTAAGATTCTAGGAATAGGTCCTGCTTTGAGAGTTCTTGCTTCTATGAGCAG GGAAGACTGGGCTAAGAAGCTTCGCCATTGGAAGGACGAATTTAAATCTACAATGCAGCACTATTGGTTGGGTACAAAACTTCTGTGGGCTGATGTTAGGATCAGCTCGAGGTTATTGGTGAAACTTGCAAGTGGGAAGGGTCTTTCTCGAAGGGAGAGGCAGCAACTCACACGCACCACAGCTGATATTTTCAGGCTAGTTCCTTTTGCAGTTTTTATTATAGTTCCGTTCATGGAGTTCTTATTGCCAGTCTTCCTGAAACTATTTCCCAACATGTTACCATCAACCTTCCAGGACAAGATGAAGGAACAG GAGGCATTAAAAAGAAGGCTAAATGCTAGAATAGAGTATGCCAAATTTCTTCAGGATACTGTTAAGGAAATGGCCAAAGAAGTCCAAAACTCCAGAAGTGGAGAAATTAAAAAGACAGCAGCAGACCTCGATGAATTCATGACTAAG GTCAGAAAGGGTGCTCGTGTTACCAATGAGGAAATTTTGGGATTTGCCAAGTTATTCAATGATGAGCTTACGTTGGATAACATAAGCAg GCCTCGTTTGGTGAATATGTGCAAATACATGGGTATCAGTCCATATGGTACGGATGCATATTTGCGCTTTATGCTAAGGAAAAGACTGCAAGA GATTAAGAATGATGATAGGATGATTCAGTTAGAGGGGTTGGAATCTCTTTCAGAAGCAGAGCTTCGTCAAGCCTGTAGAGAACGTGGTTTACTTGGATTGCTTtcggttgaggaaatgagacaacAG CTGCGTGATTGGCTGGATTTATCACTCAACTACTCTGTACCATCTTCGCTCTTAATTCTTTCTAG AGCCTTCTCTGTGTCCGGAAAGGTGAGACCAGAGGAAGTTGTACAAGCAACTCTTTCCTCCCTGCCGGATGAGGTTGTGGATACCGTTGGGGTGACAGCTTTGCCATCTGAAGATACTGTTtcagaaagaagaaggaaattggAGTTCCTAGCAATGCAAGAGGAGATGATAaag gaggaggaagaagaagaagaggagctGGCTAAGATGCAAGAAACTGCTGGTAGTCAAAAGGATGTAGCACTAGAAGAGATGACTAGTCCAACAACTGGAGAACCcaaagagaaaacaaaaacaatggaGAAACAAGAGCAACTATGTGAACTCAGCCGTGCATTGGCAGTTTTAGCATCTGCTTCT TCGGTCAGCAGGGAACGTGAGGAGTTCTTACAACTTGTAAAGAAAGAG ATAGACCTGTACAACAGCATGGTCAAGAAAGAGGGCAAAGACGGTGAAGAAGAAGCACGAAGGGCTTACAGAGCTGCAAGGGAGGATACTGACCAGGCTGCTGAGTTGACTTTAGGTCGCAAGGTTTCTTCAGCACTTATTCACAGG ATTGATACGATGCTTCATAAGCTTGAAAAGGAAATTGATGATGTTGATGCCAAAATTGGGGACCGTTGGCGATTGCTGGACAG GGATTATGATGGCAAAGTGACAGCTGAGGAGGTTGCATCTGCTGCTATGTATCTCAAGGATACCTTGGGCAAGGAGGGAATTCAGGAAATTATCAGCAATCTCTCCAAGGATAGAG AAGGAAAGATACTCGTTGAGGACCTTGTCAAGTTAGGCAGTGAAATAGAAGATGCTGATGCATCTGAAGCAGGAAAGTCATAA